The Pungitius pungitius chromosome 10, fPunPun2.1, whole genome shotgun sequence genome has a window encoding:
- the LOC119229016 gene encoding kinesin heavy chain-like codes for MEDAAGCGVCGVKVMCRFRPLNDAERSRGDKYIPKFNGEETVVVSGKPYVFDRVLPPNTEQVQVYDTCARQIVKDVLGGYNGTIFAYGQTASGKTHTMEGNLHDPRLMGIIPRISRDIFDHIYSMDENLEFHIKVSYFEIYLDKIRDLLDVSKTNLSVHEDKNRVPFVKGCTERFVSSPDEVMDVIDEGKANRHVAVTNMNEHSSRSHSIFLINIKQENMETELKLSGKLYLVDLAGSEKVSKTGAEGSVLDEAKNINKSLSALGNVISALSEGTKTHVPYRDSKMTRILQDSLGGNCRTTIIICCSPSVYNEAETKSTLMFGQRAKTIKNTVSMNLELTAEEWKKKYEKEKEKNRSLNIMIQKQENELKRWRKGDSVPVEEQLSSRNKKSNSEATAVMDSLAPPPLPLSDEQKTQYETLISDLYHQLDDKDDEINHQSQTAEELKQQLIDQDEMLVLSRQEYERVQEELSRLHRESDSSKEEVKEVLQALEELAVNYDQKSQEVENKNRCNDQLNEELVRKTVSLEAVQRELATLNEVNSHHKKRSADILCLLLRDLSDIGSVLGTTDLKAMTETSGVMEEEFTTARLYISKMKSEVKSLVSRSRHLEVNLTENVCKMEANEKELNSCQLLVAQLRAKIASLTDDLQRVEQKKRKLEESQDGLVEEVAKLNAQGQMHEVTVMDKEKEHMSRLKDAVEMKRTLEEQMENHREVHHKQLSALRDEIEQKHRNVDQLKDVNQALQLENQKLRSDFDKLKAEDQNKGQKLQKLLFLNEKREQAKEDLKGLEETVAKELQTLTTLRKVFIQDLSTRVKNSSENDCDEAGGSMAQRQRIVFLENNLEQLSKVHKQLVQDNADLRCELPKLEKRLRATAERVKALEAALREAKESAVRDRKRYQQEVDRIKEAVRTKNVSRRVNSAQIAKPIRAGHQHHQHPSSSPSIRPTIRGGGVRSNPHHHSSHQPPQQQPHQSQIK; via the exons ATGGAGGACGCGGCGGGGTGCGGGGTGTGCGGAGTGAAGGTGATGTGTCGCTTCCGACCGCTGAACGACGCGGAACGGAGCCGAGGAGACAAATATATCCCCAAATTTAACGGAGAGGAGACGGTGGTGGTGTCG GGGAAGCCTTATGTGTTCGACCGAGTTCTTCCTCCAAACACTGAGCAGGTTCAGGTCTACGACACCTGCGCCAGACAGATTGTTAAAG ATGTGCTAGGAGGATATAACGGAACCATCTTTGCTTACGGTCAGACGGCATCAGGAAAGACTCACACCATGGAG GGGAATCTGCACGACCCACGTTTGATGGGAATCATCCCTCGTATCTCCAGAGATATCTTTGACCACATCTACTCCATGGACGAAAACCTGGAGTTTCACATTAAG GTGTCTTATTTCGAAATATATCTGGATAAAATCAGAGACTTGCTGGATG TGTCAAAGACAAACCTGTCAGTTCACGAGGACAAAAACAGGGTCCCCTTTGTGAAG GGCTGCACAGAGCGCTTTGTTTCTAGTCCTGACGAAGTGATGGACGTCATCGACGAGGGAAAAGCAAATAGACATGTCGCCGTCACCA ACATGAACGAGCACAGCTCTCGGAGTCACAGTATTTTTCTGATCAACATCAAGCAGGAAAACATGGAGACGGAGCTGAAACTGTCGGGGAAGCTTTACTTGGTCGATCTTGCCGGCAGCGAGAAG GTTAGTAAAACTGGAGCAGAAGGTTCCGTGTTGGACGAAGCCAAGAACATCAATAAGTCTCTTTCTGCTCTGGGAAACGTGATCTCTGCTCTGAGTGAAGGAACA AAAACCCACGTCCCGTACAGAGACAGTAAGATGACTCGGATCCTGCAGGACTCCCTGGGGGGAAACTGTCgaaccaccatcatcatctgcTGCTCTCCTTCTGTGTACAATGAGGCTGAAACCAAGTCCACCCTCATGTTTGGACAGAG agCAAAAACCATAAAGAACACTGTGTCTATGAACCTGGAGCTGACTGCCGAGGAGTGGAAGAAGAAGtacgagaaggagaaggaaaagaaccGGAGCCTGAATATCATGATACAGAAGCAAGAGAACGAGCTGAAACGCTGGAGGAAAG GGGATTCTGTGCctgtggaggagcagctgagcagTAGAAACAAGAAGAGCAACAGCGAGGCAACAGCGGTGATGGACAgcttggccccgccccctctcccgCTGTCAGACGAACAGAAGACGCAGTACGAGACGCTTATCAGCGACTTGTACCACCAGCTGGACGACAAG GATGATGAGATCAACCATCAGAGTCAGACTGCAGAGGAACTCAAACAGCAGCTTATTGATCAGGATGAG ATGTTGGTGTTGAGCCGTCAGGAATATGAGCGTGTGCAGGAGGAACTGTCCCGGCTGCACAGGGAAAGTGACTCGTCcaaagaggaggtgaaggaggtgtTGCAGGCGCTGGAGGAGCTTGCCGTCAACTACGACCAAAAGAGCCAAGAAGTGGAGAACAAGAACCGCTGCAATGATCAGCTGAACGAGGAGCTAGTACGCAAAACG GTTAGTCTGGAGGCGGTTCAGAGGGAACTGGCCACCCTGAATGAGGTCAATTCTCATCATAAGAAGAGGTCAGCAGATATTCTCTGTCTGCTACTGAGAGACCTCAGCGATATTGGCAGCGTCCTCGGAACCACTGACCTCAAAGCC ATGACGGAGACGAGTGGagtgatggaggaagagttTACCACAGCTCGTCTCTACATTAGTAAAATGAAGTCTGAGGTCAAATCTCTGGTGAGCCGCAGCAGACACCTGGAAGTCAACCTGACGGAGAACGTCTGCAAGATGGAGGCTAATGAAAAGGAGCTCAACAGCTGTCAACTCCTTGTTGCACAG CTCCGGGCGAAGATTGCGTCTTTGACAGACGACCTGCAGAgggtggagcagaagaagaggaagctggaAGAGAGTCAGGACGGTCTGGTGGAGGAAGTCGCCAAACTCAACGCTCAAG gtcaaATGCACGAGGTGACGGTGatggacaaagagaaagaacatATGAGCAGACTGAAAGATGCTGTTGAGATGAAG AGAACTCTGGAGGAACAGATGGAGAACCACAGAGAGGTTCATCACAAACAGTTGAGTGCCCTACGTGACGAGATCGAGCAGAAGCATAGAAACGTTGACCAACTCAAAGA tgtGAATCAGGCTTTGCAGCTGGAGAACCAGAAGCTTCGGTCTGATTTTGACAAACTTAAAGCCGAGGATCAGAACAAAGGCCAGAAACTTCAAAAACTCCT GTTCCTGAATGAGAAGAGAGAACAAGCCAAAGAGGACCTGAAGGGTCTAGAGGAGACTGTG GCCAAAGAGCTGCAGACGCTGACCACCCTTCGTAAAGTCTTCATCCAAGACCTCAGCACTCGAGTCAagaac AGTTCGGAGAACGATTGCGACGAGGCAGGCGGTAGTATGGCTCAGAGACAAAGGATTGTTTTCTTAGAAAATAACCTGGAGCAGCTGAGCAAGGTCCACAAACAG CTTGTACAGGACAATGCAGACCTTCGCTGCGAGCTACCTAAGCTCGAGAAGCGTCTGCGGGCCACAGCGGAACGAGTCAAAGCTTTGGAAGCTGCCCTGAGAGAAGCCAAGGAGTCGGCCGTGAGGGACCGTAAACGGTATCAACAGGAAGTGGACCGGATCAAAGAGGCTGTTCGCACCAAGAATGTCTCCAGGAGAGTAAACTCTGCTCAGATAG CCAAGCCAATCAGAGCCGGacatcagcatcatcagcacCCGTCGTCCTCTCCGTCCATCCGACCCACCATtcgaggagggggggtgaggtcTAATCCACATCACCATTCCTCACACCAACCACCCCAACAACAACCCCATCAGAGTCAAATCAAGTGA